Proteins from one Triticum aestivum cultivar Chinese Spring chromosome 7A, IWGSC CS RefSeq v2.1, whole genome shotgun sequence genomic window:
- the LOC123154267 gene encoding uncharacterized protein, protein MRSPRLDCSSFFVDGVLVRCNSLRVLDEHCRLRLVSSCYVLHRQSHLSAIAVEQVQRSARLLHLQLCAIVQGNKLVSSGAKGQQICLAVPPKVMRDCLLQSTCLERHISFTSGWRCIASGCQGIGMESLFHSMFLFLR, encoded by the exons ATGCGTTCCCCTCGGTTGGATTGTTCATCCTTCTTCGTCGATGGTGTGCTCGTCCGTTGCAATAGCCTTCGTGTGCTGGATGAACACTGCCGGTTGAG GTTGGTTTCTTCCTGTTATGTCCTGCATCGACAGTCGCATCTTTCTGCCATTGCCGTTGAG caggttCAACGATCTGCTAGGTTGCTGCATCTGCAACTTTGTGCTATTGTTCAAG GAAATAAGCTGGTCAGCTCTGGGGCAAAAGGTCAGCAAATCTGCTTGGCTGTTCCTCCCAAGGTGATGAGAGATTGCTTGTTGCAGAGTACATGCCTAGAAAGACATATATCTTTCACT AGTGGGTGGAGGTGCATCGCCTCAGGATGTCAAGGTATAGGGATGGAATCCTTATTTCACAGTATGTTTCTGTTCTTACGATAA